A DNA window from Bacteroides cellulosilyticus contains the following coding sequences:
- a CDS encoding NAD(P)H-dependent flavin oxidoreductase, translating into MNRITSLFGIRYPIIQGGMVWCSGWRLASAVSNAGGLGLLGAGSMHPETLREHIRKCHAATHNPFGVNIPLMYPQIEEIMQIVVEEGVNIVFTSAGSPAKWTGWLKERGVTVVHVVSSSRFAMKAEEAGVDAVVAEGFEAGGHNGREETTTLCLIPAVRAATTLPLIAAGGIATGEAMLAARVLGAEGVQIGTRFALTQESSAHEYFKEYCLRLQEGDTRLLLKKLAPVRLVRNNFRDAVEAAEAVGATQDELRILLAHGRAKKGIFYGDLEEGELEIGQASALLYGKQIETVAEVMQELTEGYRRAWNALKE; encoded by the coding sequence ATGAACAGAATTACTTCCCTTTTCGGAATTCGATATCCAATAATCCAAGGTGGTATGGTTTGGTGCAGTGGTTGGCGCTTGGCGTCGGCAGTAAGTAATGCGGGTGGACTGGGCTTGCTTGGAGCAGGTTCCATGCATCCTGAAACGTTACGTGAGCATATCCGTAAATGCCATGCTGCTACACATAATCCTTTTGGAGTCAATATTCCATTGATGTATCCGCAGATTGAAGAAATCATGCAGATAGTGGTAGAGGAAGGAGTCAATATAGTTTTCACTTCCGCCGGAAGCCCTGCCAAATGGACGGGATGGCTGAAAGAGCGGGGAGTGACAGTGGTGCATGTGGTCAGTTCTTCCCGCTTTGCGATGAAAGCCGAAGAGGCGGGTGTGGATGCTGTTGTTGCTGAAGGTTTTGAAGCCGGCGGGCATAACGGAAGGGAAGAGACTACCACTTTGTGCCTGATACCTGCCGTGCGTGCCGCTACTACCTTACCATTGATTGCTGCTGGAGGAATTGCTACGGGTGAGGCTATGCTTGCTGCACGGGTGTTGGGAGCAGAAGGAGTACAAATAGGTACGCGCTTTGCATTGACTCAGGAAAGTTCAGCTCATGAATATTTCAAGGAATATTGTTTGCGTTTGCAGGAGGGGGATACCCGGCTACTGTTGAAGAAGCTTGCTCCGGTACGTTTGGTGCGGAATAATTTCCGTGACGCTGTAGAGGCAGCCGAAGCCGTGGGGGCTACGCAAGATGAACTTCGTATTCTTCTGGCTCATGGACGTGCCAAGAAAGGGATTTTCTATGGAGACCTGGAAGAGGGAGAACTGGAGATTGGCCAGGCTTCTGCACTACTTTACGGTAAACAGATAGAGACGGTTGCTGAGGTGATGCAGGAACTGACGGAAGGATATAGAAGAGCGTGGAATGCGCTAAAGGAATAA